From Deltaproteobacteria bacterium, the proteins below share one genomic window:
- a CDS encoding efflux RND transporter periplasmic adaptor subunit, translating into MKTHLMGKILVLSLAIMIFFIFGCKDRGAKEAVEAAIPVEVVRARHATLKRYISAMGNILPRQQVVINPKVSGKIEKIYVDEGDFVRRGAPLVQLEKTDFSIALEAAEAALAEATAHLEQAERDYKRFSQLIEKKVISQQRYEEVRTAYELAQARHRSAQAALRNARTQLADTLITAPFSGYVTARFMDPGQRAYTMPPSNILEIMDISQVRLIIDIVERELPHIKIKTPVEVEVDAYPDQNSSGEVDTIYPKLDPVTRTFKVEVVIANKDARLRAGMYARVRILAQRIETLVVPRDAVMRMPATGVDYVFVIKEGKAQQRNVQTGLAEENLVEVRDGVQEGEMVVVAGQHNLRTGAKVKIRVQKDTTEG; encoded by the coding sequence ATGAAGACACACCTAATGGGAAAGATCCTTGTCTTATCCTTGGCGATAATGATATTCTTTATCTTTGGCTGCAAAGATAGGGGTGCAAAAGAGGCAGTTGAGGCGGCCATCCCTGTGGAGGTGGTAAGGGCTAGGCATGCCACCCTGAAGAGATATATCTCGGCGATGGGGAACATCTTGCCCAGGCAGCAGGTGGTCATCAACCCCAAGGTGTCTGGGAAGATCGAGAAGATATATGTGGATGAGGGTGATTTCGTGAGAAGGGGCGCCCCTTTGGTCCAGCTGGAGAAGACCGATTTCTCCATTGCCCTGGAGGCGGCCGAGGCAGCCCTGGCCGAGGCAACAGCCCACCTGGAGCAGGCAGAAAGGGACTATAAACGCTTCTCCCAACTCATCGAGAAGAAGGTCATCTCCCAACAGCGATACGAGGAGGTAAGGACGGCCTATGAGCTGGCCCAGGCCCGTCATCGATCGGCCCAGGCTGCCCTGAGAAACGCCCGGACTCAACTGGCCGATACCCTTATTACTGCCCCCTTCTCCGGCTATGTGACCGCCCGTTTCATGGACCCAGGGCAGAGGGCCTACACTATGCCCCCTTCTAACATCCTCGAGATAATGGATATCTCCCAGGTGAGGTTGATTATCGATATTGTTGAGAGGGAGCTACCTCACATAAAGATCAAGACACCGGTGGAGGTGGAGGTGGATGCCTATCCTGATCAAAACTCCTCTGGAGAGGTGGACACTATCTATCCCAAGCTCGATCCCGTCACGAGGACCTTTAAAGTAGAGGTGGTCATCGCCAACAAGGACGCCAGGTTGAGAGCAGGGATGTATGCGAGGGTTAGGATATTGGCACAGCGAATAGAGACCCTTGTCGTACCCAGAGATGCGGTCATGAGGATGCCTGCCACCGGGGTGGACTATGTCTTTGTGATAAAGGAAGGGAAGGCCCAACAGAGGAACGTCCAGACCGGTCTTGCAGAGGAGAACCTAGTGGAGGTAAGAGATGGGGTACAAGAGGGGGAAATGGTGGTGGTGGCCGGCCAGCACAACCTGAGGACAGGGGCAAAGGTGAAGATAAGGGTGCAAAAGGATACAACCGAGGGGTAG
- a CDS encoding four helix bundle protein, protein MKFTVKLKRTAVGRHIASQLMRAATSSGANYEEACGAESKVDFIHKMQLVLKELRESLYWLKLAEKTGLIAGKELQPLMDEANELVKIVAKSVITAKKDKK, encoded by the coding sequence ATTAAATTTACTGTTAAACTTAAAAGAACTGCTGTAGGACGGCACATAGCAAGCCAGTTGATGCGAGCAGCTACTTCTTCCGGAGCAAATTATGAAGAGGCTTGTGGAGCTGAAAGTAAAGTAGATTTCATACATAAAATGCAACTTGTTTTAAAGGAATTACGGGAATCTTTATATTGGCTGAAACTGGCAGAGAAAACCGGGTTAATTGCAGGCAAGGAGTTACAACCATTGATGGATGAAGCTAATGAATTGGTCAAAATTGTTGCAAAGTCCGTAATTACTGCGAAAAAGGATAAGAAATAA
- a CDS encoding TolC family protein, which translates to MKMTSCLLVSLFFILTLSPSFGEEDIPPLTLHESIEIALQRSPTVKAAKAAIKEAEFRRRAAISDFLPQVSTQYSYTRLDEEPAFSIPSMGIRTTVGNRDVYDWTSTVTQPIFTGGALINSYLLAKLGVDTAKVELEMTRLDLILQVKEAYYGVLKAEKFLEVAEQAVRQLESHHKVAKAFFDVGMIPKNDLLQVEVQLAQTRQDLIKAQNGLAVARAVFNTLLRRLLDEEVKLVEVLQYRPIQVDLEAYTEEAYRKRPEIKAAELGIKSAKRGVGLAASGLFPQVSVLYNYERQGDDPSVSGSRYKPDEDSWNVMALAQWNIWDWGKTWWGVGENKAKVFQAECALQEAKDGVRLEVKEAYLNLKEAEKKIRVAEKAVSQADENFRINEERYKGQVATSTDVLDALTLLTQARTNYHAALSDYNIARARLKRAIGER; encoded by the coding sequence ATGAAAATGACTTCTTGCCTGTTGGTCAGCCTATTTTTCATATTGACCCTCTCCCCCTCCTTTGGAGAGGAGGATATCCCCCCTCTCACATTGCATGAGAGCATTGAGATCGCCCTGCAGAGGAGCCCCACCGTCAAGGCGGCCAAGGCGGCCATCAAGGAGGCGGAATTCAGGCGCCGGGCCGCCATCAGCGACTTCCTCCCCCAGGTGAGCACCCAATACAGCTATACCAGGTTGGATGAGGAACCAGCTTTTAGCATTCCCTCCATGGGGATTAGGACTACTGTGGGGAACAGGGATGTCTACGATTGGACCAGTACTGTCACACAACCCATCTTTACTGGTGGGGCCCTCATCAATAGCTATCTGTTGGCCAAGTTGGGGGTGGATACAGCCAAGGTTGAACTGGAGATGACTAGGCTCGACCTGATCCTCCAGGTCAAGGAGGCCTATTATGGTGTATTAAAGGCCGAAAAGTTCCTGGAGGTGGCCGAACAAGCGGTCCGACAACTCGAGTCCCACCACAAGGTGGCCAAGGCCTTTTTCGATGTGGGGATGATCCCCAAAAACGATCTCCTCCAGGTAGAGGTCCAACTGGCCCAGACAAGGCAGGATCTTATAAAGGCCCAAAACGGCCTCGCTGTTGCCCGCGCCGTCTTCAACACCCTCCTGCGCCGGTTGTTAGATGAGGAGGTCAAACTGGTGGAGGTCCTTCAATATCGACCCATACAGGTTGATCTGGAGGCCTACACTGAGGAGGCATATAGGAAGAGGCCTGAGATAAAGGCGGCTGAGCTAGGGATAAAGTCGGCGAAAAGGGGGGTAGGTCTGGCTGCCAGTGGCCTCTTCCCCCAGGTAAGCGTCCTTTATAATTACGAACGCCAGGGAGATGATCCCTCGGTCAGCGGGTCCAGATATAAACCTGATGAGGATAGTTGGAACGTGATGGCCCTGGCCCAATGGAATATATGGGATTGGGGGAAGACTTGGTGGGGGGTAGGGGAGAACAAGGCCAAGGTCTTTCAGGCGGAGTGCGCCCTGCAGGAGGCTAAAGATGGGGTGAGGCTGGAGGTCAAGGAGGCCTATCTGAACTTAAAGGAGGCGGAAAAGAAGATCAGGGTGGCCGAGAAGGCGGTGAGCCAGGCAGATGAGAACTTCCGCATAAATGAGGAGAGGTATAAGGGGCAGGTGGCTACTTCCACCGATGTGCTGGACGCCCTGACCCTCCTGACCCAGGCCAGGACCAACTATCATGCCGCCCTGAGCGACTACAACATCGCCAGGGCCCGTCTAAAAAGAGCGATCGGAGAGAGGTGA
- a CDS encoding transcriptional regulator: MKMIWIVYDIDREEEVMEVLNRSDIDAYTKWERVLGEGKKSEPKLGTHAWPGFNSALAIAAEEDEALRLLEGLRELARGVGYAGIKVFVWPLEEII, encoded by the coding sequence ATGAAGATGATTTGGATCGTATATGATATCGACCGCGAAGAGGAGGTAATGGAGGTCTTAAATAGGTCGGATATCGATGCCTACACTAAATGGGAGAGGGTCTTGGGTGAGGGGAAGAAGAGCGAGCCAAAGCTGGGGACCCACGCCTGGCCCGGCTTTAACTCCGCCCTGGCCATAGCAGCAGAAGAGGATGAGGCCCTTCGTCTCTTAGAGGGGCTGCGTGAGCTTGCCAGGGGCGTAGGATATGCCGGCATCAAGGTCTTTGTGTGGCCGTTGGAAGAGATCATCTGA
- a CDS encoding efflux RND transporter permease subunit → MRLPEISVRNPVMTVMIFFAIILLGAVALTKLKIDLLPDIEPPQVSVLTFWPGASATDVESDVTKYIEDQLTTVNNLDRLTSKSLDNLSVINCRFEWGTDLDVATNDVRDALELAKRDLPEDIEKPFIFRFTSATMPVLAMFVTADESYPQLYHIVDKQIADELKRVPGVGAIVLYGGLKRQINVHFDLHRIEAYNLSLAQIRQVLAAENLNLPAGEIKLGSQAYAIRIPGRYQSVEEIGDTVIGNHQGRPIYLKDVAQVTDSFKEVTLMGWGDSKPAVVLLIQKQTGINTVEVIDRIKEKLKEIKGGLPGDIKMGIVMDTSEFIRWSIDNLKESLYIGIFLVIVVTFLFLRRLWGSVIILLTIPFSLIACFILMLIFEFTINTVTLMALVIASGVVVDNAIVILENITRHVERGAKPAPAAIYGSSEVGLAVAASTFTIVAVFIPLMFITGLTGIIFKQLAFVIVVAIMASLFISLTLPPMLASKVLRPARGIRKGGTVGRVNEALERGFSRVEEVYGRLLAWSLGNKKKVIAFSLSLFAASMAFIPVIGTELVPDMDSGDINIFLRLPEGTRIEETHKVMERINSYFRQYVPEARHYYAFDGQTEKGMGVVLGFEEGPNVGEVGAKLVRKRERERSTKEVAMMLREKIEEIPGIGNLTVSATAPIKSVFMGGMKRISIEVWGYNMEKTGAIAKEIKGIVEKVPGATDVALSQKPPRPELWVDIDRKKASSLGVNVAMVASVVRTSFYGDDPTEFRDAGEDYDIFLRLGDRDKNRIASLLEVPIPTLLGNQVRLGNIARVREGYGPVEIERRNRQRIVKVEANTFGRPLGDVVRDIEKGIAQIRVPEDVKVRFGGETEEQQKAFRDLGLLFVLGIILVYMVMASQFKSFLHPFVIMFSLPFAVTGVILIFLLTGTTLSLFSYLGLIMLMGIVVKNAIVLVDYVNILRERGLSLFDAITTGGANRLRPVLMTTLTTFFGMLPMALSRGEGSEIWNPLGLTMIGGLIVSTLVTLILVPVIYSIFEARSFKEISGRSR, encoded by the coding sequence ATGAGGCTTCCTGAGATATCGGTAAGAAACCCGGTCATGACGGTCATGATCTTTTTCGCCATTATCCTCCTGGGGGCTGTAGCCTTGACCAAATTGAAGATAGACCTGCTGCCGGACATTGAACCCCCCCAGGTGAGTGTCCTCACCTTCTGGCCCGGGGCCAGCGCCACCGATGTGGAGTCGGACGTGACCAAGTACATCGAGGATCAGCTCACCACGGTGAATAACCTCGACAGGCTCACCTCCAAATCCCTTGACAACCTCTCGGTAATCAACTGCCGCTTCGAATGGGGGACGGATCTGGACGTCGCCACCAATGATGTGCGGGATGCCCTGGAGTTGGCAAAGAGGGATCTGCCGGAGGACATCGAAAAGCCCTTCATCTTCAGGTTCACCAGCGCCACCATGCCCGTCCTCGCCATGTTTGTCACCGCCGATGAGAGCTACCCCCAGCTCTATCACATCGTCGACAAACAAATAGCCGATGAGCTGAAGAGGGTCCCCGGTGTGGGGGCCATAGTTTTGTACGGGGGGCTCAAACGCCAGATAAACGTCCACTTCGATCTGCACAGGATAGAGGCCTATAACCTCTCCCTGGCCCAGATCAGGCAGGTCCTGGCGGCGGAGAACCTCAACCTGCCGGCAGGGGAGATCAAACTTGGCAGTCAGGCTTATGCCATAAGGATTCCGGGGAGATACCAGAGTGTAGAGGAGATCGGCGATACAGTCATCGGCAATCATCAGGGGAGGCCCATATACTTAAAGGACGTGGCCCAGGTCACCGATTCCTTCAAAGAGGTCACCCTCATGGGGTGGGGTGATTCTAAGCCGGCGGTGGTCTTGCTCATCCAGAAACAGACCGGGATCAACACCGTAGAGGTCATAGACCGGATAAAAGAGAAGCTGAAGGAGATCAAAGGGGGGCTCCCCGGCGACATAAAGATGGGGATCGTGATGGACACCTCGGAGTTCATCCGCTGGTCCATCGATAACCTCAAGGAGAGCCTCTATATAGGGATCTTTCTGGTGATCGTGGTCACCTTCCTGTTCTTGAGGCGTCTGTGGGGGAGTGTGATCATCCTCCTGACCATCCCCTTTTCCCTGATCGCCTGTTTCATCCTCATGCTTATCTTTGAGTTCACCATCAACACCGTCACCCTCATGGCCCTGGTCATCGCATCGGGGGTGGTGGTGGACAACGCCATCGTGATCCTCGAGAATATTACCCGCCATGTAGAGAGGGGGGCAAAGCCGGCGCCAGCGGCCATATACGGCTCCTCGGAGGTAGGGCTGGCCGTGGCGGCCTCTACATTTACCATCGTGGCCGTCTTTATACCCCTCATGTTCATAACTGGCCTCACCGGCATCATCTTCAAACAGCTCGCCTTTGTCATTGTCGTGGCGATCATGGCCTCCCTCTTTATTTCCCTCACCCTTCCCCCGATGTTGGCCTCCAAGGTATTGAGGCCGGCCAGGGGCATCCGTAAGGGGGGCACCGTCGGAAGGGTAAACGAGGCCTTGGAGAGGGGGTTTTCCCGGGTCGAGGAGGTATATGGGAGGCTCCTGGCCTGGTCCCTCGGGAACAAGAAAAAGGTGATCGCCTTCTCCTTATCTCTGTTTGCGGCGAGTATGGCCTTTATCCCGGTGATAGGGACGGAGCTCGTCCCGGACATGGATTCAGGGGATATCAATATCTTCCTTCGCCTCCCTGAGGGGACCAGGATCGAGGAGACCCATAAGGTCATGGAGAGGATAAACTCCTATTTTCGCCAATACGTCCCTGAGGCAAGGCACTATTATGCCTTTGATGGGCAGACAGAAAAGGGTATGGGTGTGGTCCTTGGTTTTGAGGAGGGGCCCAATGTGGGCGAGGTGGGGGCAAAGTTGGTGAGAAAGAGGGAGAGGGAGAGGTCGACAAAAGAGGTGGCCATGATGCTCCGGGAAAAGATCGAGGAGATCCCGGGTATCGGCAACCTCACGGTGAGCGCTACTGCCCCAATCAAGTCGGTCTTCATGGGGGGGATGAAGAGGATATCGATAGAGGTCTGGGGATACAATATGGAGAAGACCGGGGCCATCGCCAAGGAGATAAAAGGGATAGTAGAAAAGGTCCCCGGGGCGACAGATGTGGCCTTGAGCCAAAAGCCACCCCGGCCAGAGCTCTGGGTAGACATAGACCGCAAGAAGGCCTCCTCTCTGGGGGTAAATGTGGCGATGGTGGCCAGTGTAGTCCGGACCAGCTTTTACGGAGATGATCCCACAGAGTTCAGAGATGCGGGGGAGGACTATGACATATTCCTGCGCCTCGGGGACAGGGACAAGAACAGGATCGCCAGCCTCCTGGAGGTCCCCATACCCACCTTATTGGGCAACCAGGTAAGGCTGGGGAATATCGCTCGGGTAAGGGAGGGTTATGGCCCTGTAGAGATAGAGAGGCGCAACCGACAGCGGATCGTAAAGGTGGAGGCCAACACCTTCGGAAGACCTCTGGGGGATGTGGTGAGGGATATAGAGAAAGGGATCGCCCAGATCCGCGTCCCCGAAGACGTGAAGGTCAGATTCGGGGGCGAGACCGAGGAGCAGCAGAAGGCCTTTCGGGACCTGGGGCTCCTCTTTGTCCTGGGGATCATCCTCGTCTATATGGTGATGGCCTCCCAGTTCAAGTCCTTCCTCCACCCCTTCGTCATCATGTTTTCCCTACCCTTTGCCGTCACCGGGGTGATTCTGATCTTCCTTCTCACGGGCACCACCCTCTCTCTCTTCTCCTACCTCGGTTTGATCATGCTCATGGGGATCGTGGTGAAGAACGCCATCGTGCTGGTGGATTACGTCAACATCCTCAGGGAGAGGGGCCTTTCCCTCTTTGATGCTATCACAACAGGGGGGGCGAACCGATTAAGGCCTGTCTTGATGACCACCCTGACCACATTTTTTGGGATGCTCCCCATGGCGCTCTCCAGGGGAGAGGGTTCGGAGATCTGGAACCCCCTGGGCCTCACCATGATAGGGGGGCTGATTGTCTCCACCCTGGTTACCTTAATCCTCGTGCCGGTGATTTATTCCATCTTCGAGGCCCGCAGCTTTAAGGAGATCTCAGGGAGAAGCCGATGA
- a CDS encoding TetR/AcrR family transcriptional regulator: MERTIGRREKERLARRREILAAAERLFATKGFSKTTMAEIAEESEFALATIYQFFKGKDEIYFTLIEEKSELLFSVIKEAIKGIPSSIEKIKRLIEIELNFFEEDRDFFKIFITERSGFEWSAREEREEKIRRMYDSYIQLIAKVIREGIRKGELKPLDPREMAYGIAGMINSFIFHWMRKTEVEPLSDKGDTLTEMVLGGLRG; encoded by the coding sequence ATGGAAAGGACGATAGGTAGAAGAGAGAAGGAGCGGCTGGCGAGGAGAAGGGAGATCCTCGCTGCGGCTGAGAGGCTCTTTGCCACCAAGGGTTTCTCAAAGACCACCATGGCCGAGATCGCCGAGGAGTCGGAGTTTGCCCTGGCCACGATCTATCAATTCTTCAAGGGGAAGGACGAGATCTACTTCACCCTCATTGAAGAAAAATCGGAGCTGCTCTTTTCCGTCATCAAGGAGGCCATCAAAGGGATCCCTTCATCCATCGAGAAGATCAAGAGGTTGATAGAGATAGAGCTGAACTTCTTTGAGGAAGATAGGGACTTTTTTAAGATCTTTATTACGGAAAGGAGCGGTTTTGAATGGAGCGCGAGAGAGGAGCGGGAGGAGAAGATCAGGCGAATGTATGACTCCTACATTCAGCTCATCGCTAAGGTCATCAGGGAGGGGATAAGAAAGGGGGAGCTCAAGCCGTTGGATCCGAGGGAGATGGCCTATGGGATAGCAGGGATGATCAACTCTTTTATCTTTCATTGGATGCGCAAGACTGAGGTGGAGCCATTGTCGGATAAAGGGGATACATTGACGGAGATGGTATTGGGGGGATTAAGAGGGTAA
- a CDS encoding TetR/AcrR family transcriptional regulator has protein sequence MIKQEKLESILGTARKMFARYGLRKTSLDEVARMARVAKATIYNYFGSKDSVYLEVLSREANEIVEKISSLVDQETLPEDKLIAFVRAKFRYMSEGINILNLDREGIEKLLPSTEGIRNELFEREVNIIYSILKEGVEKGIFHLNNVLLTARAIGHALRGFELKWLVQESEERIEHYLDELMNIIFYGLVSEKKGVKV, from the coding sequence ATGATAAAACAAGAAAAATTAGAGTCTATCCTGGGGACCGCCAGGAAGATGTTTGCGCGGTATGGACTTCGGAAAACGAGTCTGGACGAGGTGGCCCGCATGGCCAGGGTGGCCAAAGCGACCATCTATAACTATTTCGGAAGCAAAGACAGTGTTTACCTAGAAGTCCTTAGTCGAGAAGCGAACGAAATAGTTGAAAAGATATCATCTTTGGTGGATCAAGAGACCTTACCAGAGGATAAGCTAATCGCCTTTGTCAGAGCGAAGTTCCGATACATGAGCGAGGGCATAAATATCTTGAACCTGGATCGGGAGGGGATAGAGAAACTCCTGCCCAGTACTGAGGGTATTCGTAATGAACTCTTCGAACGGGAGGTGAATATCATTTACTCTATTTTAAAAGAGGGGGTAGAAAAGGGTATTTTTCACCTTAATAATGTCCTTCTTACAGCCCGGGCCATTGGCCATGCATTGAGGGGATTTGAGCTTAAATGGTTAGTTCAGGAAAGCGAAGAGCGGATAGAGCATTATCTTGATGAATTGATGAACATCATTTTTTATGGCTTGGTGTCCGAAAAGAAGGGCGTCAAGGTATGA
- a CDS encoding radical SAM protein: MPSNHLIESLSGKKNVIVDHAEEAIINQVGNILLGIQGKAFQKAWPKLLKIAEGLDKDGTYSPAINAVRDAFENNHPYLQFIELIAKKSPQCRKKLISNFFLNAVFRGRSKRVEFARKNNTSQPFFFVISPSMRCNLHCLGCYAGKYPQNDRLSYDVIDQIMKDAKTMGIYMVTISGGEPFFREDILDLFASHNDIYFQVFTNGTLIDPTLARKISLLGNITPVISCEGLEEETDHRRGKGTFQKVCHAMDNLKEAGVIFGFSTVPASYNYSTLLKEEYYKFLVEKGALFGWLFQYIPIGFRPAPNLMLTPEQRVNLHDRIKEIRGKYPLFVADFWNDGPYVDGCLAGGRTDGGYFHINSNGDIEPCVFAQFAVDNIKDIYERGGHLWDALNSDFFKEIRAGQPWNKYHQMPCMVIDNPHCLRNVVKKTNPYPTHEDAESIIEDPVLVNHLDNYSKRLGDILRERDLLNRHAERKAAAN; encoded by the coding sequence ATGCCCAGTAATCACTTGATCGAAAGTCTAAGCGGAAAGAAAAATGTTATTGTTGACCATGCTGAAGAGGCAATTATCAACCAAGTAGGCAACATTCTGTTAGGAATTCAGGGTAAGGCCTTTCAAAAGGCATGGCCCAAGCTTCTTAAAATAGCTGAGGGCCTGGATAAGGATGGGACTTACTCCCCTGCCATAAATGCCGTTCGGGATGCCTTTGAAAATAACCATCCCTACCTCCAATTTATTGAACTTATAGCTAAAAAGAGCCCTCAATGCCGCAAGAAGCTTATAAGCAATTTTTTTCTTAACGCCGTATTTAGAGGGAGGAGTAAGAGAGTGGAATTCGCCCGCAAAAACAATACGTCCCAACCCTTCTTCTTTGTTATTTCGCCAAGTATGAGGTGTAATTTACACTGCCTTGGCTGCTATGCCGGCAAATATCCCCAGAATGATAGGCTATCTTACGACGTAATTGACCAGATCATGAAAGATGCAAAAACAATGGGCATCTATATGGTAACCATCTCTGGTGGTGAGCCATTTTTCAGGGAGGATATTCTGGATCTGTTTGCCAGCCATAATGACATCTACTTTCAGGTGTTTACCAATGGCACTTTGATAGATCCCACCCTAGCCAGGAAAATCTCCCTACTGGGCAATATTACCCCTGTAATCTCGTGCGAAGGTCTTGAAGAAGAGACTGACCATCGTCGGGGCAAGGGGACATTCCAAAAGGTCTGCCATGCCATGGATAATCTAAAAGAGGCCGGGGTAATCTTTGGTTTTTCCACAGTGCCGGCTTCCTACAATTATTCTACCCTGCTCAAAGAAGAATATTATAAATTCCTTGTTGAAAAGGGCGCACTCTTCGGCTGGCTTTTTCAGTATATCCCTATTGGTTTCAGACCAGCCCCTAATCTTATGCTGACCCCGGAACAAAGGGTAAACCTCCATGACAGGATTAAAGAAATACGCGGCAAGTACCCCCTCTTTGTCGCTGATTTCTGGAACGATGGGCCCTATGTAGATGGATGTCTGGCCGGCGGCAGAACAGATGGAGGTTATTTTCACATCAACAGCAATGGTGACATCGAGCCCTGTGTCTTCGCCCAGTTTGCCGTGGATAACATAAAGGATATCTATGAACGCGGCGGACACCTGTGGGATGCCCTGAATTCCGACTTCTTTAAGGAAATTAGGGCTGGTCAACCCTGGAATAAATATCATCAGATGCCATGTATGGTCATCGACAATCCCCATTGTCTGCGGAATGTGGTTAAAAAAACCAATCCCTATCCTACCCATGAAGACGCTGAATCCATAATTGAGGACCCAGTGTTGGTTAATCATCTCGACAATTACTCAAAAAGGCTGGGGGATATTTTAAGGGAAAGGGATTTGTTAAATCGCCATGCGGAAAGAAAAGCTGCGGCAAACTAA
- a CDS encoding glycosyltransferase, which produces MFSDKKVTAVISVYNEEKTVGNVVSAILDCKIVDEIIVVNDGSTDNTAKILKGLLQENKFEYVEFGRNRGKSYAMTEGVELSKGDIIVFIDADIIGFECKHIKQLLLPLVRGEADMIIGQPCPDRYRKKLNLLKPLELLAGERAVYKKDILPLVERGRTSKYGAETLGILYYKSQNKRMKIEYLWGVTHLIKSQKEQFPHSLKSYSKESAQIFTTITTNYFLVFDVVRNSISKFITEITER; this is translated from the coding sequence ATGTTTTCTGATAAGAAAGTAACAGCTGTAATCTCCGTTTATAATGAAGAGAAGACTGTTGGAAATGTTGTAAGTGCTATATTAGATTGCAAAATAGTTGATGAAATAATTGTAGTAAATGATGGTTCCACAGATAACACTGCAAAAATATTAAAAGGTCTTTTGCAAGAGAACAAATTTGAATATGTAGAATTTGGCAGAAATAGAGGCAAATCCTATGCCATGACAGAAGGAGTAGAATTGTCTAAAGGGGACATAATTGTCTTTATAGATGCTGATATTATTGGGTTTGAATGCAAACACATTAAACAATTACTGTTGCCTTTAGTAAGAGGAGAGGCAGATATGATAATAGGTCAGCCCTGTCCTGATAGATACCGTAAGAAATTGAACCTGCTGAAACCGCTTGAACTGCTTGCCGGCGAAAGAGCCGTCTATAAAAAAGATATCTTACCACTTGTTGAGAGAGGAAGAACATCAAAATATGGTGCTGAGACTTTAGGGATTTTGTATTATAAAAGTCAAAATAAACGAATGAAAATTGAATACTTATGGGGAGTTACACATTTGATAAAATCTCAGAAAGAACAATTTCCTCATTCTTTAAAAAGTTATTCTAAAGAATCGGCGCAAATTTTTACAACAATAACTACAAATTATTTTTTAGTGTTTGATGTTGTCAGAAATTCAATTTCTAAATTTATAACTGAGATAACTGAAAGATGA
- a CDS encoding LysE family transporter, with protein MILAGFFIGFIYSIPLGPLGQIMLNRSIKRGFWHGFSIGIFGAIADFFLCEMFLIGMEGLNFSPKLKLIVQGIGVIFLAYVGIKEIILPLLFKDKKDEKKEVNQSLHLNKSLDRKCLLKNLFLVMGYHISNPTILAFWLNMSEVIKTTFIIHQTLFNYTVFSATLGMGILTCQYVSIVLAKKVTQFKNTIFSVRYVTFILFSLTMLYFIIKIIQDIQV; from the coding sequence ATGATACTGGCTGGTTTTTTTATAGGTTTCATTTATTCTATCCCATTAGGACCGCTAGGCCAGATTATGCTAAACCGGTCGATAAAAAGGGGATTTTGGCATGGTTTTTCTATCGGGATATTTGGTGCAATTGCTGATTTTTTTCTTTGCGAAATGTTTCTTATTGGAATGGAAGGCTTAAACTTTAGCCCCAAATTGAAACTTATCGTTCAAGGGATAGGGGTCATTTTCCTTGCCTATGTAGGCATAAAAGAAATTATACTTCCTCTTCTTTTCAAAGATAAAAAAGACGAAAAAAAAGAGGTTAACCAAAGCTTACATCTAAATAAAAGTCTAGATAGGAAATGTCTGCTTAAAAACTTATTCCTTGTTATGGGTTATCATATCTCAAATCCAACTATCTTAGCCTTCTGGCTTAATATGTCAGAAGTCATAAAAACCACCTTTATAATTCATCAAACCTTGTTTAATTATACTGTTTTTAGTGCTACACTTGGAATGGGAATATTGACATGTCAATATGTCTCCATAGTGCTGGCAAAGAAAGTGACGCAATTTAAAAATACAATATTTAGTGTAAGATATGTAACTTTTATTCTGTTTTCTTTGACGATGCTTTATTTTATTATTAAAATAATTCAAGATATTCAAGTATGA